One region of Faecalibacter bovis genomic DNA includes:
- the gdhA gene encoding NADP-specific glutamate dehydrogenase, with the protein MNTVDYCTEFVEQIALKNPNETEFIQAVSEVSENILPFIEDHPKYKKFKILERIAEPERVIQFRVTWVDDAGVVQINKGYRVQMNSAIGPYKGGLRFHPTVNLSILKFLAFEQVFKNSLTTLPMGGGKGGSDFDPKGKSDMEIMRFCQAFMTELSKHIGSDTDVPAGDIGVGSREIGYLFGQYRKLRNEFTGVLTGKGLEFGGSLIRPEATGYGLLYFVECMLNENTDTLVDKIVAISGSGNVAQYAAEKAIELGGKVVTLSDSSGYIYDSEGFSKDKLKVIFKIKNENYERISKYIDNFPNAEFYPNEKPWNVPCDIALPCATQNELDIQDAITLHHNGCKLVAEGANMPTTPDAVHYFLANDILYGPGKATNAGGVATSGLEMSQNSIRQNWSREKVDSYLKDIMIKIHDQCKTYGSEPHQRNVNYYKGANIAGFVKVADAMLAQGV; encoded by the coding sequence ATGAACACAGTAGATTATTGTACAGAATTTGTAGAGCAAATAGCTTTAAAAAATCCGAACGAAACAGAATTTATTCAAGCAGTATCAGAAGTTTCTGAAAATATATTACCCTTTATCGAGGATCATCCAAAGTATAAAAAATTTAAGATTTTAGAACGAATTGCTGAACCTGAAAGAGTAATACAGTTTAGAGTAACTTGGGTTGATGATGCAGGAGTTGTACAAATAAATAAAGGATATCGAGTTCAAATGAATTCAGCGATTGGTCCATACAAAGGTGGACTTCGCTTCCATCCAACTGTTAATCTATCTATTTTAAAGTTTTTGGCTTTTGAACAAGTCTTTAAAAACTCTTTAACAACATTACCAATGGGTGGTGGAAAAGGCGGATCTGATTTTGATCCAAAAGGAAAATCAGACATGGAAATTATGAGATTTTGTCAAGCTTTTATGACAGAATTAAGCAAACATATTGGTTCTGATACTGATGTTCCGGCTGGCGATATCGGAGTTGGAAGTCGTGAAATTGGCTACTTATTCGGGCAATATCGAAAATTAAGAAATGAATTTACAGGTGTTTTAACTGGTAAAGGATTAGAATTTGGAGGTTCGCTTATTAGACCAGAAGCAACAGGTTACGGTTTATTATACTTTGTAGAATGCATGCTAAATGAAAATACAGATACTTTAGTTGATAAAATCGTTGCAATATCTGGATCTGGTAATGTAGCTCAGTATGCAGCTGAAAAAGCAATAGAATTAGGTGGTAAAGTGGTAACCTTATCAGATTCTTCAGGATATATTTATGATAGTGAAGGTTTTTCTAAAGATAAATTGAAAGTGATTTTTAAGATTAAGAATGAAAATTACGAGAGAATTTCTAAATACATTGACAATTTTCCAAATGCTGAATTTTATCCAAATGAAAAACCTTGGAATGTACCTTGCGATATTGCCTTGCCTTGCGCTACGCAAAATGAATTAGACATTCAAGACGCTATTACTTTACATCATAATGGCTGTAAATTGGTTGCTGAAGGCGCCAATATGCCAACGACACCAGATGCCGTTCATTATTTCTTAGCAAATGATATATTGTATGGTCCGGGAAAAGCTACAAATGCTGGCGGAGTTGCTACATCTGGATTAGAAATGTCTCAAAATTCTATTCGCCAAAATTGGAGTCGAGAAAAAGTTGATTCCTATTTAAAAGATATTATGATTAAAATTCATGATCAATGTAAAACGTACGGATCTGAACCACATCAAAGAAACGTTAACTACTATAAAGGAGCAAACATTGCAGGATTTGTAAAAGTTGCTGATGCAATGTTGGCCCAAGGAGTATAG
- a CDS encoding DUF937 domain-containing protein: MDLSSLLQGAMGQQIVGAAAQQLGINESQAQTAVGAAIPFLLSALNKNAQSGGANGIANALNQHDGSILDNLSGFLGQGGNMQDGLGILGHVLGGNQETVANNIGKQTGLDSGQIIKILALVAPIVMGFLGKQKQEQGLQSDGIAGLLGGLIGGTNQAAGGINLGGFEKLLDQDGDGQLGASDVMGLLGGFFKK, translated from the coding sequence ATGGATTTATCTTCATTATTACAAGGTGCGATGGGACAACAAATTGTTGGAGCTGCTGCACAACAATTAGGAATTAACGAATCTCAGGCACAAACTGCTGTTGGTGCTGCAATTCCATTTTTATTATCTGCATTAAACAAAAATGCTCAAAGTGGTGGAGCTAATGGTATTGCTAACGCTCTAAATCAGCATGACGGTAGTATTTTAGACAATCTTTCTGGATTCTTAGGTCAAGGTGGAAATATGCAAGATGGTTTAGGAATTTTAGGACACGTTTTAGGTGGAAATCAAGAAACAGTTGCAAATAATATTGGAAAACAAACTGGATTAGATTCTGGTCAAATAATCAAAATTTTAGCATTAGTCGCGCCTATTGTTATGGGATTCTTAGGAAAACAAAAACAAGAGCAGGGATTACAATCTGATGGAATCGCTGGATTATTAGGTGGTTTAATTGGCGGAACTAATCAAGCTGCAGGTGGAATCAATTTAGGTGGTTTCGAAAAATTATTGGATCAAGATGGCGATGGTCAATTAGGTGCAAGCGATGTAATGGGATTACTAGGAGGATTCTTCAAGAAATAA
- a CDS encoding GyrI-like domain-containing protein produces the protein MKQINIFLIGLVLLFVLFPFFLSKKVDEKLTYEIEAPIGLVYDEFLDLRKFSKWEQFTGQDSTVVKSFSNEEAEKEFTEWKSTKSDIGNGKIIIDDFEMNKSIEYVLQYQGWEEKDNLKIEFEQKASGNTLLNIHYVSQDVPYFYRYFLFFKSPLTKVEQSIENFNEMVKVRLDKERKEGKLNYGEFRLVKLNRQVLMAIKKTSTLDDKDAMDKTDEAFETIYESLVNEENTYDFDLGFPTVYTTQNDLEKNRKTLFAGINYIEGINFQKGMQRVIVPEGEYLLTLHQGSRSKRKHTIQLMKDYAKSKKINLDDRELEVFLNDPKETDSLQLKTRIYIPIKTN, from the coding sequence ATGAAACAAATAAATATATTTTTAATCGGATTGGTTTTATTATTTGTTCTTTTTCCATTTTTCTTGTCAAAAAAAGTAGATGAAAAATTAACTTATGAAATTGAAGCTCCTATAGGATTAGTTTACGATGAGTTTTTGGATTTGAGAAAATTTTCTAAATGGGAACAATTTACTGGACAAGATTCAACAGTTGTAAAATCATTTAGTAACGAAGAAGCTGAAAAAGAATTCACTGAATGGAAAAGTACAAAATCTGATATTGGAAATGGGAAGATTATTATAGATGATTTCGAAATGAATAAATCGATAGAATATGTTTTACAGTACCAAGGTTGGGAAGAAAAAGATAATCTAAAGATTGAGTTTGAACAGAAAGCATCAGGAAATACACTTTTAAATATACATTATGTAAGTCAAGATGTTCCGTATTTTTATAGATATTTTTTATTTTTTAAATCTCCTTTGACTAAAGTTGAACAATCTATAGAAAATTTCAACGAGATGGTAAAAGTTAGGTTGGATAAAGAGCGTAAGGAAGGAAAATTAAATTACGGTGAATTTAGGTTAGTAAAATTAAATCGTCAAGTATTAATGGCGATTAAGAAAACTTCAACTTTAGATGATAAGGATGCAATGGACAAAACTGATGAAGCTTTTGAAACCATTTACGAATCATTAGTTAATGAAGAAAATACTTACGATTTTGATTTAGGATTTCCAACAGTCTATACAACTCAAAATGATTTAGAAAAAAATAGAAAAACTTTATTTGCTGGGATAAATTATATAGAAGGAATCAATTTTCAAAAAGGAATGCAAAGAGTAATTGTGCCTGAGGGTGAATATTTATTAACTCTGCATCAAGGTTCTCGTAGCAAAAGAAAGCATACCATTCAATTAATGAAAGATTATGCAAAAAGTAAAAAAATAAATTTAGATGATAGAGAATTAGAAGTGTTTTTAAATGATCCAAAAGAAACGGATTCGTTACAATTAAAAACACGAATTTATATTCCAATCAAAACAAATTAA
- the uvrA gene encoding excinuclease ABC subunit UvrA: MDKDFIEVYGAREHNLKNIDVKIPRNELVVITGLSGSGKSSLAFDTIYAEGQRRYIETFSAYARQFLGGLERPDVDKIDGLSPVIAIEQKTTSKNPRSTVGTITEIYDFLRLLFARVSTAYSTATNEPMVSYTEDQIINLIRTNFDDQKIAILAPLVRSRKGHYRELFAQYSRKGFLEMRINGEVREISPGMTLDRYKTHDIELIIDKLKLNDKISDERLQSSITQAMHQGNGIIMILNYETGEAKFYSKNLMCPTTGSSYALPEPNTFSFNSPKGACSTCAGLGELKEVNMDKLFSDHKKSLNDNLEEIFEIIKNTSRVEKQLEAIFVKHNTDQKTKLKDLSKELLHDILHGLVETLNVDLKFASVKKTYKIDFEGLLPYLQDIIDDKTNSNSNAISKLLSRKIECPSCYGFRLNNESLHFRIDEKHIGEVANLDLKTLYDWIDNVPNTLSSTQQQIGFEILKEISTRLTFLLDVGLEYLSLNRSSKTLSGGEAQRIRLATQIGSQLVNVLYIMDEPSIGLHQRDNVKLIDSLKKLRDIGNSVLVVEHDKDMILEADHVIDVGPKAGRNGGQIVWEGTPTEMLKSDTLTSQYLNKKKNIEVPTERRKGNGEFLKLKGATGNNLRNVDISIPLGTLTVVSGVSGSGKSTLINETLYRILNQHFFRAEKEPMPYKKIEGLEHLDKVIEVDQSPIGRTPRSNPATYTGIFSDIRTLFTNLPEAKIRGYKPGRFSFNVKGGRCETCQGAGLRVIEMNFLPDIHVNCETCNGKRFNRETLEIRYKGKSIADVLDMTVNEAVEFFEPIPKIYRVVKMLQDVGLGYITLGQQSTTLSGGEAQRVKLATELSKKQTGKTIYILDEPTTGLHFEDIRILMNVIETIVEFGNTVIIIEHNLDVVKLGDHVIDIGPEGGRNGGKVVAEGTPEEIAKNKKSVTGKFLVNEL; the protein is encoded by the coding sequence ATGGATAAAGATTTTATTGAAGTTTACGGAGCACGAGAACACAATCTAAAAAATATTGATGTTAAAATTCCTCGTAACGAATTAGTAGTTATTACTGGTTTAAGTGGAAGTGGTAAATCTTCATTAGCGTTTGATACGATTTATGCTGAAGGGCAACGTCGTTACATCGAAACTTTTTCAGCTTATGCTCGTCAATTTCTTGGAGGTTTAGAGCGTCCAGATGTTGATAAAATCGATGGATTATCTCCGGTTATTGCCATCGAGCAAAAAACGACTTCAAAAAATCCACGTTCAACTGTTGGTACAATTACAGAAATCTACGATTTTCTTCGTTTACTTTTTGCGCGTGTTTCAACTGCTTATTCAACAGCAACAAACGAACCGATGGTTTCTTATACGGAAGATCAAATTATAAATCTGATCCGCACAAATTTTGATGATCAAAAAATTGCAATATTAGCGCCTTTAGTACGATCTCGTAAAGGACATTACAGGGAACTTTTTGCTCAATATTCTCGTAAAGGATTTTTAGAAATGCGCATTAATGGAGAAGTACGAGAGATTTCTCCTGGAATGACGCTAGATCGTTACAAGACCCATGATATTGAATTGATAATTGATAAATTAAAGTTAAACGATAAAATATCTGACGAACGTTTACAATCTTCAATTACACAAGCAATGCATCAAGGTAACGGAATCATCATGATTCTGAATTACGAAACCGGAGAAGCAAAATTTTATTCAAAAAACTTGATGTGTCCAACAACAGGTTCTTCTTATGCATTGCCAGAACCAAATACATTTTCGTTTAATTCACCAAAAGGTGCATGTTCTACTTGTGCTGGTTTAGGGGAGTTAAAAGAGGTGAATATGGATAAATTATTTTCAGATCATAAAAAATCTTTGAATGATAATCTGGAAGAAATTTTTGAAATAATAAAAAATACGTCAAGAGTTGAAAAGCAATTAGAGGCGATTTTTGTTAAACATAATACGGATCAAAAAACAAAATTAAAAGATCTATCAAAAGAACTACTTCACGATATTTTACATGGTTTGGTAGAAACATTAAATGTAGATTTAAAGTTTGCATCCGTTAAAAAAACATATAAAATAGATTTTGAAGGTTTGTTGCCTTATTTACAAGATATAATTGATGATAAAACGAATTCAAATTCTAATGCGATTTCAAAATTATTATCAAGAAAAATCGAGTGTCCATCTTGTTATGGTTTTCGTTTAAATAACGAAAGTTTACATTTTCGTATAGACGAGAAACACATAGGAGAAGTAGCAAATTTAGATTTAAAAACTCTTTATGATTGGATTGATAATGTTCCAAATACTTTAAGTTCTACGCAACAACAAATCGGTTTTGAGATTTTAAAAGAGATTTCGACTAGATTAACGTTTTTGTTAGATGTAGGTTTAGAATATTTATCGTTAAATCGATCTTCTAAAACTTTGTCAGGAGGCGAGGCGCAGCGTATACGTTTAGCAACACAAATCGGTTCTCAGTTGGTTAATGTACTTTATATTATGGATGAGCCAAGTATTGGTCTTCATCAACGTGATAATGTAAAGTTGATAGATTCATTAAAAAAGTTACGTGATATAGGAAATTCTGTCTTGGTTGTAGAGCATGATAAAGACATGATTTTAGAAGCAGATCACGTAATTGATGTTGGTCCAAAAGCTGGTAGAAATGGTGGTCAAATCGTTTGGGAAGGTACACCAACAGAAATGTTAAAATCAGATACATTAACATCACAATATTTAAATAAGAAAAAAAATATAGAAGTTCCGACTGAACGCCGAAAAGGAAATGGTGAATTTTTGAAATTAAAAGGAGCTACAGGAAATAATTTAAGAAATGTAGACATTTCAATTCCTTTAGGTACATTAACGGTTGTATCTGGAGTTTCTGGTTCTGGGAAATCAACATTGATTAACGAAACGCTTTACCGAATTTTAAACCAACATTTCTTCAGAGCTGAAAAAGAACCAATGCCTTATAAAAAGATTGAAGGTTTAGAACATTTGGATAAAGTGATTGAAGTTGATCAATCTCCAATTGGGCGTACACCACGTTCTAATCCTGCAACTTATACAGGTATTTTCTCTGATATTCGTACGTTATTTACCAATCTTCCAGAAGCTAAAATTCGCGGGTATAAACCTGGTCGTTTTTCTTTTAATGTAAAAGGTGGTCGTTGCGAAACATGTCAAGGTGCAGGTTTGCGAGTAATTGAAATGAATTTTTTACCTGATATTCATGTAAATTGTGAAACTTGTAATGGAAAACGTTTTAATCGAGAAACTTTAGAAATTAGATATAAAGGAAAATCTATTGCTGATGTTTTGGATATGACAGTAAACGAAGCGGTAGAATTTTTTGAACCAATTCCAAAGATTTATCGTGTTGTTAAAATGTTACAAGATGTTGGTTTAGGATATATCACATTGGGGCAACAATCAACTACTTTGAGTGGAGGTGAAGCACAACGTGTAAAATTAGCTACAGAATTATCTAAAAAGCAAACGGGTAAAACAATCTATATTTTAGATGAACCGACGACGGGATTACACTTTGAAGATATTAGAATTTTGATGAATGTTATTGAGACTATTGTAGAGTTTGGAAATACTGTGATCATAATTGAACATAATTTGGATGTTGTAAAATTGGGCGATCATGTGATTGATATAGGTCCTGAAGGTGGAAGAAATGGTGGTAAAGTTGTAGCAGAAGGTACTCCAGAGGAAATTGCAAAAAACAAAAAGAGCGTAACAGGGAAGTTTTTAGTAAACGAACTCTAA
- a CDS encoding Dps family protein yields MKFLTEDQINKIANILKQLLADETILYLKTRNAHWNVEGPDFQTAHVYFETQYNELQLVIDEVAEKIRTKDVYAPATISEYLQLTHLKENKIEKYDSLSFMRELLNDYEIIIAFLNESINEIEDLNDVSTSDYLVGLLEQHQKTAWMLRSHLK; encoded by the coding sequence ATGAAATTTTTAACAGAGGATCAAATAAATAAAATAGCGAATATTTTAAAACAATTATTAGCTGACGAAACAATATTATATTTAAAAACACGTAATGCTCACTGGAATGTAGAAGGTCCAGATTTTCAAACTGCGCACGTGTATTTTGAAACACAATATAACGAGTTGCAGTTAGTAATTGATGAGGTTGCAGAAAAAATCAGAACAAAAGATGTTTATGCGCCTGCAACAATAAGTGAGTATTTGCAGTTAACTCACTTAAAAGAAAACAAAATCGAAAAGTATGATAGTTTATCTTTCATGAGAGAATTATTAAACGATTACGAAATTATTATTGCTTTCTTAAACGAATCTATCAATGAAATTGAAGATTTAAACGATGTATCTACTTCAGACTATTTAGTTGGATTGTTAGAACAACATCAAAAAACTGCTTGGATGCTTAGATCGCATCTTAAATAA